CACACCTATTTTTATTCATCCTGAATTGGATGAACAACTAGGGATTGCTCATGGTATTACAGTTACATCCGTTAAAAAAGCCCTTAAGGAGCACCCAGAAGCAAAAGGGCTATTAGTGATTAACCCTACTTATTTTGGAATTTCAGCCAATTTAAAAGAAATCGTACGGTTAGCTCACAGTTATGATATTCCTGTTTTAGTAGATGAAGCACACGGCGCGCATATACATTTTAATGATAACTTACCTTTATCCGCTATGCAGGCTGGAGCTGATATGGCTGCCACAAGTGTCCATAAGTTAGGAGGCTCTCTTACGCAAAGCTCGGTATTAAATATTCAAGGTACCCGTATTTCCCCGTTACGTGTTCAAAGTATTATCAGCATGTTAACGACGACGTCTACATCTTATATACTCCTAGCCTCCCTTGATACGGCAAGACGGCACCTTGTATTAGAAGGAAAGCAGCTCATTGATCAAACGATTGAACTTGCCTTGACAGCACGTAAAGAGATTAATCATATTTTAGGCCTCTCTTGCCCAGGCGAAGAAATCCTTGATGATAACGCCATCTATGATTATGATCCAACAAAACTTATCATTTCAGTGAAGCAACTTAATATTAGCGGCTATGAAGTGGAAAAATGGCTAAGAGAGCATGCCAATATTGAAGTAGAGTTATCTGATTTGTACAACATCCTGTGTATCCTAACAAGTGGGGATAGTCGTGAAGAAGTCTCTCTTTTAGTAAAGGCATTAAAACAGTTATCAGATACCTTTTATAAAGGGGAATTGCCACTATCCAGTCACGTCGATGCTCAAGTTCCGCAAATGCCTAACTTAGCTTTATCACCAAGAGATGCCTTTTACTCTGAAACAGAAATTGTGCGTCTAAAAGATGCAGCAGGTAGAATTAGTGCAGAGTTCTTAATGATCTATCCGCCAGGTATTCCAATTTTTATCCCCGGTGAGATCATTGAACAAGAGAACCTTGATTATATTCATGAAAACTTAGCAGCAGGCTTACCTGTACAAGGACCTGAAGATCCCTCGTTACAACATATTCGTGTTATAAAAGAGCGTACGGCAATCCTATAAAACGAACCTTCAATCAAGGTCAGTAGCGGCCGTTATCTCCAAAGTTACCTCTCTTATCTAGTTTGAGCTGGGAGTTTTACGGACGCTTATCTGTAATAAACAGACATTTAAGTATGCACACACGCATTAAAAAGAGAGAAAACTGTGTTAGATACAGCTTTTCTCTCTTTTTAATATAACAACGGCTTTTTTTCTTACTAAAACTAAACAATCGGCCAAAATAGTATTATCTCCTTTTCTGAGACACACATAATGAGCACCACATATAGTTAATATTGTGCTTCCATACCTAACGGAGGTAAAACAGATTTGAAAAACTCTGAAAGGGCTAAGGCTTCGGTATCATCTGTTACTTGGAAGCTACTTTTAATCATATCTAGGTCTTCTACATCTTCTCTCCCTAAAAGGAGACATTTCCCTGATTGCAAACAGTTAATTAATGGCTTTCCAAAAAACAGGCTCGTGTAGACAATACCAAAATCATATCGGCTTTGATCTGTTGTCATACCAACAAACTGGACATTCACCTTTTCCGATTCATCATATAATCGTTCGAAAAGCGTCATAGCAATCGCCTCCCTTTTTAAAGATTATATAAAAAAACAGTATTTTAGGCAATGACCTGAGTCATCGGTATATCATGTTTTTGACAATCTGGTGAACTACCAACAAAGATATTTGTTAAGTTGAGATAGCATACTATTAAAATGACGAACGTTTGGCTTCTATAAAATGGATGAGTTCTTCGGAGAAAATCATATCCTGCTTCGTTACTTGGTAGTTACTATTAAATAATCGGATTGTGATGATATATACTAGCTTTCCCTTTTCACGAATCGGTAAAAACATGGCATGGTCTTGAAATTTCCTTACATAAGTAAGAGCATGAATACGATCAACCATCAAAAAACCGTGACCAAAATTCTCTTCGAATCGCGAAAGTCCCTTTATGCCTAGCGCATATGTGAGCCTGAATTGTCCCTTGTCATACGCATGCACCGTTAACGTTAATTTCTTTTTCTTATAAGCATGGATCGTTTTTAAGACACGTACGATAAAGTCATCCTGATTATTAGCATAATCATAAGCCAATCCTACTTCCAATCTCAGCTCATCTAAAAAATCAGATTTTTTCACAACTCCTCACCACCATATCCTTGATGTAGATATTAATCCTTTTCTTACAAAGGTACCGTTATTTTATCATAGTTATATCAAAAAAAATGTCGCCATTTGTCTAAAGGAAAAAGAAAAAAGAATTACTAGAAACATAAATCTATTACTCATTTTTGGCCATTTATTTGCTCAGGAAATAGGATAAAACAGGGGGACTGAGGCTACTTTAAGGCTATAAGTTAATCGCCCTTTTATTCACACTAAAATTACTGTTACTAAGACTAGTGATCTTCGTTCATTTTTAATCATTTTATTATGATTGTTAAGATCATGGCCTTAACTCTATTGAACAAAATGAGAGAAAAGAAACGGTTGAGCGGAGTTTCGCGGAGACGCACACGAGCTACATAAAGGTCGCTACTGCTGAATGCACAGTTTACAAGACGGTAATGAACAGACGTTGATGAGAGCCATTTCACCAAATATAAAGAAGACCGCAAACCACCTAACGAGAGAATAAAGTAGTTTGGGATCTTCTTTATGACATAACAAGTTCTCTAATATATTTTTTTATAAAACGAACCTTCAATTAGGGCATTAGCGGACGTTTTTATTTCTCGCCTAGATAGAGTAAGCTCTCCTCCCTATTTTGAGACGGAAGATTTACGGTCGCTTATTTGTGATAAAAGAAACTCTCTGTTTACTAAAAGCAGAGAGCTTCTCGAAAAACCTTATCTAAACCAGCTATGTCTATATATCTGTTTATGGCCATAATTCTTGTAAAATTTCAGTTGTCTCGTTTAATGTAAATGGCTCCCAGAAAAGCTCACCATAAATAAGTAAGTCTTGATGTAAATGAAGGTCGCCATCCCCATCTTCTAACGCACTGCTCGTCCCAGAGTTTCCTACATAACCTATTATCGTATTTTCATCAATGACTTGGCCAACGTCTAAACCATCTGCCACAGCATGGAGGTGAGCAAAGCGGTTCATCACGCCATTATCGTACTGCACCCACACCTGTTTTCCGCGTAGTCGATCTAAAATATATTCAGGTGTGTGGCCAATTTCAGCAGCGTAATCTAAATCTTCATTTCGAACATCGGCCGAGGAATAATCTTCAAAG
The genomic region above belongs to Bacillus sp. A301a_S52 and contains:
- a CDS encoding aminotransferase class I/II-fold pyridoxal phosphate-dependent enzyme; this translates as MSFKLRQQKTPLFDGLRQHIKGHPVQFHIPGHKHGNGMDPEFKHFIGPNALAIDLINIEPLDDLHHPDGIIKEAQELAAEAFGADHTFFSIQGTSGAIMTMIMTVCSPGEKILVPRNVHKSIMSAIIFSGATPIFIHPELDEQLGIAHGITVTSVKKALKEHPEAKGLLVINPTYFGISANLKEIVRLAHSYDIPVLVDEAHGAHIHFNDNLPLSAMQAGADMAATSVHKLGGSLTQSSVLNIQGTRISPLRVQSIISMLTTTSTSYILLASLDTARRHLVLEGKQLIDQTIELALTARKEINHILGLSCPGEEILDDNAIYDYDPTKLIISVKQLNISGYEVEKWLREHANIEVELSDLYNILCILTSGDSREEVSLLVKALKQLSDTFYKGELPLSSHVDAQVPQMPNLALSPRDAFYSETEIVRLKDAAGRISAEFLMIYPPGIPIFIPGEIIEQENLDYIHENLAAGLPVQGPEDPSLQHIRVIKERTAIL
- a CDS encoding DUF3055 domain-containing protein, producing the protein MTLFERLYDESEKVNVQFVGMTTDQSRYDFGIVYTSLFFGKPLINCLQSGKCLLLGREDVEDLDMIKSSFQVTDDTEALALSEFFKSVLPPLGMEAQY